Proteins co-encoded in one Armatimonadota bacterium genomic window:
- the hisC gene encoding histidinol-phosphate transaminase, with translation MTMLDQPARTDGVALVRREVRALRAYRLVQPAGAVRLHQNEAPDDWPEAVKREVAQQVVATPWHRYPAARAEAVCEALARLQGTPPAMVVPTAGSNEALWALFSAYAAGGTVVLATPTYSMARTLATVAGARVAAVPLGAGFALDVDAVLRAAHAHRAELIYLVSPNNPTGNLLAPDAVRAVIAGAPGAVAIDEAYWEFASVSHLDAVAQWPHVLVVRTFSKAMGGAGLRVGWITASPEVAAELHKVLPPYGLNVFAQIAVPVLVAHRDVARARVEAVVAERARVAAALAALGLVVYPSETNFLLFEPGRPPTAVWQALAERGVLVRDVSGIPGLERCLRVSIGRPADNDRFLDALRETLGAHLP, from the coding sequence ATGACCATGCTCGACCAACCCGCGCGCACCGACGGGGTGGCGCTGGTGCGTCGCGAGGTCCGGGCCCTGCGCGCCTACCGGCTGGTCCAGCCGGCCGGCGCCGTGCGCCTGCACCAGAACGAGGCACCCGACGACTGGCCCGAGGCCGTCAAGCGCGAGGTGGCGCAGCAGGTGGTTGCGACGCCCTGGCACCGGTATCCCGCGGCCCGGGCCGAGGCCGTCTGCGAGGCGCTCGCGCGCTTGCAGGGGACGCCCCCGGCGATGGTGGTGCCCACGGCGGGCTCCAACGAGGCGCTGTGGGCGCTGTTTTCCGCCTACGCCGCCGGCGGGACGGTGGTGCTGGCGACGCCTACCTACTCGATGGCGAGGACCCTGGCCACGGTGGCGGGCGCGCGGGTGGCCGCGGTCCCGTTGGGCGCGGGCTTCGCGCTGGACGTCGACGCGGTGCTCCGGGCCGCCCACGCGCACCGGGCGGAGCTGATCTACCTGGTCTCGCCCAACAACCCCACCGGGAACCTGCTGGCCCCCGACGCGGTCCGCGCGGTGATCGCCGGCGCGCCCGGTGCGGTGGCCATCGACGAGGCGTACTGGGAGTTCGCGAGCGTCTCGCACCTGGACGCGGTGGCGCAGTGGCCACACGTGCTGGTGGTGCGGACGTTCAGCAAGGCCATGGGCGGTGCGGGCCTGCGGGTGGGCTGGATCACCGCTTCCCCCGAGGTGGCCGCAGAACTGCACAAGGTCCTGCCGCCGTATGGCCTCAACGTCTTCGCGCAGATCGCCGTTCCCGTGCTCGTGGCCCACCGCGACGTGGCTCGGGCCCGCGTGGAGGCCGTGGTTGCCGAGCGGGCCCGCGTCGCGGCCGCCCTGGCGGCGTTGGGGCTCGTGGTGTACCCGAGCGAGACCAACTTCCTCCTGTTCGAGCCGGGCCGCCCGCCAACTGCTGTCTGGCAGGCACTGGCCGAGCGCGGGGTGCTGGTGCGGGACGTCTCGGGCATCCCCGGGCTCGAGCGGTGCCTGCGCGTCTCGATCGGGCGGCCCGCCGACAACGACCGCTTCCTCGACGCCCTGCGGGAGACGTTGGGCGCGCACCTGCCATGA
- the hisB gene encoding imidazoleglycerol-phosphate dehydratase HisB — MSRRAELERVTAETRVRVSLDLDGDGRADVRTGVAFYDHLLAALARFAGFTLAVRADGDLAVDAHHTVEDVAIVLGQAFRAALGDGAGIARFASLHLPMDDALVRVALDVSGRPYLHAELAFPQDRVGDFPVELVEEALRAFATHAAVTLHVDQVRGRNSHHIAEAVFKGLGVALGRAVAVVGRDVPSTKGVL, encoded by the coding sequence ATGAGCCGTCGCGCCGAGCTCGAGCGGGTCACCGCGGAGACCCGCGTGCGGGTCAGTCTGGACCTGGACGGCGACGGCCGGGCCGACGTGCGCACCGGGGTGGCCTTCTACGACCACCTCCTGGCGGCGCTCGCGCGGTTTGCGGGGTTCACCTTGGCCGTGCGCGCCGACGGGGACCTCGCAGTCGATGCGCACCACACCGTGGAGGACGTGGCGATCGTGCTGGGGCAGGCCTTCCGGGCCGCGCTGGGCGACGGCGCGGGCATCGCGCGCTTCGCCTCGTTGCACCTGCCGATGGACGACGCCCTGGTGCGGGTGGCGCTGGACGTCTCGGGGCGGCCGTACCTCCACGCCGAACTGGCGTTTCCCCAGGACCGCGTGGGCGACTTCCCGGTCGAGCTGGTCGAGGAAGCGCTACGGGCGTTCGCCACCCACGCGGCGGTGACGCTCCACGTCGACCAGGTGCGGGGGCGCAACAGCCACCACATCGCGGAGGCGGTCTTCAAAGGGCTGGGCGTGGCCCTGGGCCGGGCAGTGGCGGTGGTGGGCCGCGACGTCCCCTCCACCAAAGGGGTGCTGTGA
- the hisH gene encoding imidazole glycerol phosphate synthase subunit HisH translates to MEIAVVDYGAGNLRSVTRALAAAGGTPRLVTGPDELVGADLVVVPGVGAFAPAVRRLQAAGMVEGLRAVVRAGIPVLGLCLGMQLLFDESDEGGALTEGLGILRGVVRRLPAGVKVPHMGWNTLEVARPDPLVASLPEPAYVYFVHSYAVQPADPAVVVAWSTHGVRFPAIVRAGTVIGFQFHPEKSSRLGARLLANVIAGLAARAAR, encoded by the coding sequence GTGGAGATCGCGGTCGTCGACTACGGTGCGGGCAACCTGCGCAGCGTGACACGGGCGCTGGCAGCTGCGGGCGGGACCCCGCGGCTGGTCACCGGCCCTGATGAGCTCGTCGGCGCGGACCTGGTGGTGGTACCGGGTGTCGGCGCGTTTGCGCCCGCGGTGCGGCGGCTGCAGGCAGCGGGCATGGTCGAGGGACTGCGTGCCGTCGTGCGGGCCGGGATCCCGGTGCTGGGGCTGTGCCTGGGGATGCAGCTGCTCTTCGACGAGAGCGACGAGGGCGGTGCGCTCACCGAAGGGTTGGGCATCCTGCGGGGCGTCGTGCGACGCCTTCCGGCGGGCGTCAAGGTACCCCACATGGGGTGGAACACCCTGGAGGTCGCGCGCCCCGACCCCCTGGTGGCCAGCCTCCCCGAGCCCGCGTACGTCTATTTCGTCCACTCGTACGCGGTCCAGCCGGCCGATCCTGCGGTGGTCGTGGCCTGGTCCACCCACGGCGTGCGCTTCCCTGCCATCGTGCGCGCCGGCACCGTGATTGGATTCCAGTTCCACCCGGAGAAGAGCAGCCGTCTGGGCGCGCGGCTGCTGGCCAACGTCATCGCGGGCCTGGCGGCCCGGGCCGCGCGGTGA
- the hisA gene encoding 1-(5-phosphoribosyl)-5-[(5-phosphoribosylamino)methylideneamino]imidazole-4-carboxamide isomerase, translated as MIVYAAVDLRRGRAVRLRQGDVAREDVFADDPVAVARRWAAEGAPWLHVVDLDGALAGAPRHLDVVGRICRAVAIPVQVGGGLRRLDDVEAVLAAGAARAVLGTAALAGPLLREGVRRFGDRIAVALDARRGAVAVEGWQAVTDIPVVEAARRVVAAGAPRLIYTDVTRDGMLTGPDLDGLVALVRAVAVPVVLAGGVTTPDDVRAAAAAGAEGVVVGRALYEGRLRLADVVRLPRVP; from the coding sequence GTGATCGTCTACGCCGCTGTCGATCTGCGCCGCGGGCGGGCCGTGCGCCTGCGTCAGGGCGACGTCGCCCGCGAGGACGTCTTCGCCGACGATCCGGTGGCCGTGGCCCGGCGCTGGGCGGCCGAGGGCGCGCCCTGGCTCCACGTGGTCGACCTCGACGGCGCGCTGGCCGGGGCGCCACGCCATCTCGACGTCGTCGGCCGGATCTGTCGTGCCGTCGCCATCCCGGTGCAAGTCGGAGGTGGCCTGCGCCGCCTGGACGACGTCGAGGCCGTGCTGGCCGCCGGCGCAGCCCGCGCGGTGCTGGGGACGGCGGCGCTGGCCGGTCCCCTGTTGCGTGAGGGCGTGCGGCGCTTCGGCGACCGGATCGCGGTGGCCCTCGACGCGCGGCGCGGCGCTGTGGCCGTAGAGGGCTGGCAGGCGGTCACCGACATCCCGGTGGTGGAGGCCGCGCGGCGCGTCGTGGCCGCGGGCGCGCCGCGCCTGATCTACACCGACGTGACCCGGGACGGGATGCTGACAGGCCCGGATCTGGACGGGCTCGTCGCGCTCGTGCGCGCGGTCGCGGTGCCGGTGGTCCTCGCGGGCGGCGTGACGACGCCCGATGACGTTCGGGCCGCGGCTGCCGCCGGCGCCGAGGGTGTCGTCGTCGGCCGCGCCCTGTACGAGGGGCGGCTCCGTCTCGCCGACGTGGTGCGCCTGCCCCGGGTGCCCTGA
- the hisF gene encoding imidazole glycerol phosphate synthase subunit HisF translates to MLAKRVIPCLDVAAGRVVKGRAFVDLRDAGDPVALAARYDRQGADELVYLDITASVEARPTLLEVVRRTAEQVFIPLTVGGGVRSADDIRALLLAGADKVAVNTAAVARPALIADAADRFGSQCVVVAIDAKRREEDGRVWYEVMTHGGRRPTGLDAVAWAREAARLGAGEILLTSVDRDGTEEGYELELTRRVAEAVTIPVVASGGAGRPEHLCEVLTAGRADAALAASIFHYGRFPIPVCKAALAAAGVPVRLVWDEEDAREA, encoded by the coding sequence ATGCTCGCCAAGCGCGTCATCCCCTGCCTGGACGTGGCCGCAGGCCGTGTGGTCAAGGGCCGGGCGTTCGTCGATCTGCGCGACGCGGGCGACCCGGTGGCGCTCGCGGCGCGGTACGACCGCCAGGGCGCCGACGAGCTGGTCTACCTGGACATCACCGCGTCGGTGGAGGCTCGGCCGACCCTGCTCGAGGTCGTGCGTCGCACCGCCGAGCAGGTGTTCATCCCGCTCACCGTGGGGGGCGGCGTGCGGTCCGCAGACGACATCCGTGCGCTGCTGCTGGCCGGCGCCGACAAGGTCGCAGTCAACACCGCGGCGGTGGCGCGGCCCGCCTTGATCGCCGACGCGGCCGATCGGTTCGGAAGCCAGTGCGTGGTGGTCGCGATCGACGCGAAGCGCCGCGAGGAGGACGGCAGGGTGTGGTACGAGGTGATGACCCACGGGGGACGGCGTCCGACCGGGCTGGATGCGGTCGCCTGGGCGCGCGAGGCCGCGCGCCTGGGTGCCGGCGAGATCCTGCTCACCAGCGTCGACCGCGACGGCACCGAAGAGGGCTACGAGCTCGAGCTCACCCGGCGAGTGGCCGAGGCCGTGACGATCCCGGTCGTGGCCTCTGGCGGGGCGGGGCGGCCCGAGCACCTCTGCGAGGTGCTGACGGCGGGCAGGGCCGACGCGGCGCTGGCGGCCTCGATCTTCCACTACGGACGGTTTCCGATCCCTGTCTGCAAGGCTGCTCTGGCCGCGGCCGGCGTGCCGGTGCGGCTGGTGTGGGACGAGGAGGACGCACGTGAGGCGTGA
- the hisIE gene encoding bifunctional phosphoribosyl-AMP cyclohydrolase/phosphoribosyl-ATP diphosphatase HisIE — MRREPDDAPLPGGADGGSAQAALLRWEGGLLPCVVQDARTGTVLMLAWMNPEAFARTLATGEAWFWSRTRQALWRKGETSGHTQRVVRTAVDCDGDAVLLQVVPQGPACHTGHASCFYRDTGGCEQRAAGPVLPRLEAVIADRRRAMPSGSYTARLLAGGVDAIGAKVREEAEEVVRAARAESDDRVAEEAADLVYHLLVLLAGRGVPLARVLDVLAARGA; from the coding sequence GTGAGGCGTGAACCTGACGACGCACCCCTGCCGGGCGGTGCAGACGGCGGTTCGGCGCAGGCGGCACTGCTGCGGTGGGAGGGCGGGCTGCTGCCCTGCGTTGTGCAGGACGCCCGGACCGGCACGGTGCTGATGCTGGCGTGGATGAACCCGGAGGCGTTCGCCCGGACGCTCGCCACGGGCGAGGCGTGGTTCTGGAGCCGCACGCGCCAGGCGTTGTGGCGCAAGGGCGAGACCTCAGGCCACACCCAGCGGGTGGTGCGGACCGCGGTGGACTGCGACGGCGACGCGGTGCTGCTCCAGGTGGTGCCCCAGGGGCCGGCCTGCCACACCGGGCACGCGTCGTGCTTCTACCGTGATACAGGCGGATGCGAGCAGCGCGCCGCCGGCCCGGTGTTGCCACGCCTGGAGGCGGTGATCGCCGACCGTCGCCGCGCGATGCCGTCCGGATCCTACACCGCGCGCCTCCTGGCGGGCGGCGTGGATGCCATCGGCGCCAAGGTGCGCGAAGAGGCCGAGGAGGTGGTGCGGGCCGCGCGCGCGGAGTCCGACGACCGGGTGGCAGAGGAGGCGGCCGACCTAGTGTACCACCTCCTCGTCCTCCTGGCGGGCCGCGGCGTGCCGCTGGCGCGCGTGCTCGACGTCCTGGCCGCACGTGGGGCGTAA
- a CDS encoding BMP family ABC transporter substrate-binding protein, whose translation MRWTVAVVVALLLGSLTAAGGAQQRKLKAGFIYVGPIGDYGWTHAHDVGRRKAEQQLPWLETVFIESVKEGQETLFIDKLIQQGARVIFTTSFGFMDGTLAAARRYPNHIFAHASGFKRAPNMATYMADFYQVYYLNGLMAGAVTRSGKIAYVGAHPISEVKRHIDAFALGVRAVNPRATVHVRWINDWFNPAAAKEAAEALIAEGADVFAFTEDSPTVVQVAARRNLPSFGHYSPMKRFAPQHCLSGQLVHWDKIYVDFLRKVYQGTYTTENLEKVDYWWLLAQGAVELGCEMGEPINPQWVGRLKAVTVQTPDLGRLSVYDLVMRRHAQMAKNPPAFDPFTGPIRDRKGVVRVPTGKRMTVAELTSMEWAAPGVVGPWPKEP comes from the coding sequence ATGCGGTGGACGGTGGCGGTGGTCGTTGCGCTGCTGCTCGGCAGCCTGACCGCTGCGGGCGGGGCGCAGCAGCGGAAGCTGAAGGCCGGCTTCATCTACGTGGGGCCCATCGGCGACTACGGGTGGACCCACGCCCATGATGTGGGGCGGAGGAAGGCGGAACAGCAGCTCCCCTGGCTCGAGACGGTGTTCATCGAGAGCGTCAAGGAGGGGCAGGAGACGCTGTTCATCGACAAGCTGATCCAGCAGGGCGCGCGGGTCATCTTCACCACCAGCTTCGGCTTCATGGACGGCACGCTGGCGGCCGCCAGGCGCTACCCCAACCACATCTTCGCGCACGCCTCGGGGTTCAAGCGGGCGCCCAACATGGCCACCTACATGGCCGACTTCTACCAGGTCTACTACCTGAACGGCCTGATGGCCGGGGCCGTCACCCGCAGCGGCAAGATCGCCTACGTGGGGGCCCATCCCATCTCGGAGGTGAAGCGGCACATCGACGCCTTCGCGCTGGGGGTGCGGGCGGTCAACCCGCGGGCCACCGTCCACGTGCGCTGGATCAACGACTGGTTCAACCCGGCTGCGGCCAAGGAGGCGGCCGAGGCGCTGATCGCCGAGGGGGCCGACGTCTTCGCCTTCACCGAGGACTCGCCCACCGTGGTGCAGGTGGCGGCCCGGCGCAACCTCCCCAGCTTCGGCCACTACTCGCCCATGAAGCGGTTCGCGCCCCAGCACTGTCTCTCGGGCCAGCTCGTCCACTGGGACAAGATCTACGTGGACTTCCTACGAAAGGTGTACCAGGGCACGTACACCACGGAGAACCTCGAGAAGGTCGACTACTGGTGGCTCCTGGCCCAAGGCGCGGTGGAGCTGGGATGCGAGATGGGCGAGCCGATCAACCCCCAGTGGGTCGGCCGCCTGAAGGCGGTGACCGTGCAGACCCCCGACCTGGGGCGGCTGTCGGTGTACGACCTGGTCATGCGCCGCCACGCGCAGATGGCCAAGAATCCTCCGGCCTTCGATCCGTTCACCGGGCCGATCCGTGACCGCAAGGGTGTGGTGCGCGTGCCGACCGGCAAGCGGATGACCGTCGCGGAGCTGACCAGCATGGAGTGGGCCGCCCCTGGCGTGGTCGGCCCCTGGCCAAAGGAGCCCTAA
- a CDS encoding ABC transporter permease — protein MIDYVLTTVVRALAVGTPLLWASLGEIYAERSGVVNLGVEGMMILGAFFAFAVAHTTGHPVLGLLAAAAAGGAAAFLHAVVAITLRGNQYVSGLALAMFGLGAAGVLGRGWEGIPLLTTLPEVSALTYLGLGLAVVLWGALYHTRLGLVLRSVGEAPAAAAAAGVNVILVRYAAVVFGGVLAGVAGGFLSVAYRPSWTEGMTAGLGWIAIALAIFAGWDPLRAVAGTFLYGALFFLSFRLQAQIPPEFLRMLPFAFTIAALAVMARRQRGQGAPEALGVPWAPGER, from the coding sequence GTGATCGACTACGTCCTCACGACCGTCGTCCGCGCTCTGGCCGTGGGCACACCCCTGCTGTGGGCGTCGCTGGGCGAGATCTACGCCGAGCGGAGCGGCGTGGTCAACCTGGGCGTGGAAGGCATGATGATCCTTGGCGCCTTCTTCGCCTTCGCGGTGGCGCACACCACGGGCCACCCCGTGCTGGGGCTGCTGGCGGCTGCCGCGGCCGGCGGTGCTGCGGCGTTCCTGCATGCGGTGGTGGCCATCACGCTGCGCGGCAACCAGTACGTCTCGGGCCTGGCGTTGGCGATGTTCGGCCTGGGCGCGGCTGGCGTGCTGGGCCGCGGCTGGGAAGGCATCCCCCTCCTCACCACGTTGCCGGAGGTTTCGGCGCTGACGTACCTGGGTCTGGGGCTTGCGGTCGTGCTGTGGGGCGCGCTGTACCACACGCGCCTGGGCCTGGTGCTCCGCTCGGTGGGCGAGGCGCCCGCCGCGGCCGCAGCCGCCGGCGTGAACGTGATCCTGGTGCGCTATGCCGCCGTGGTGTTCGGCGGCGTCCTGGCCGGGGTGGCCGGCGGGTTCCTGTCGGTCGCTTACCGGCCGTCGTGGACCGAGGGGATGACTGCCGGGCTGGGGTGGATCGCCATCGCGCTGGCGATCTTCGCCGGCTGGGACCCCCTGCGTGCCGTCGCGGGCACCTTCCTGTACGGTGCCCTGTTCTTCCTGTCGTTCCGGCTGCAGGCGCAGATCCCACCGGAGTTCCTGCGCATGCTCCCCTTCGCCTTCACCATCGCGGCGCTGGCCGTCATGGCGCGCCGGCAGCGGGGCCAGGGGGCACCGGAGGCCCTGGGGGTGCCGTGGGCGCCCGGGGAACGATGA
- a CDS encoding ABC transporter permease codes for MKRLGPVAIEPVAAPSGAWVLAVSAGAVAAALAASAALFWAFGLSPVAVYRAMFAGTLADPRAAPEILRQSIPLLLCGAGLVVAFRAQFWNIGAEGQLLAGAVGATGVALFVPAGPWSIPVLFAAGFAAGAAWSLVPAWLRLGLEVNEVITTLMMNYIALFLVEWLIHGPWKGTAVFGFAYTDTFPQPAWLPVIPGTHVHWPTLAVGLLAAGGLAFLLARTRLGFEIRVLGQNPHAARYAGIDAARTTLAAVVLSAGLAGLAGAGEVAGIHHKLLSPSQVSAGYGYAAIIVAWLARGHPLAAVLTALFLGWIFTSGDVMKVALQLPFQVTLMFNGLILFFLIGSERLLAYRVRWTGVPRAGAPALVAAGNESTAATGVGGAHRR; via the coding sequence GTGAAGCGCCTCGGTCCGGTGGCGATCGAACCGGTGGCGGCGCCCTCGGGCGCCTGGGTGCTGGCGGTCTCGGCCGGCGCCGTCGCCGCGGCGCTGGCGGCCTCGGCCGCGCTGTTCTGGGCGTTTGGGCTCTCGCCCGTGGCAGTCTACCGCGCGATGTTCGCCGGCACCCTGGCCGATCCGCGCGCCGCGCCAGAGATCCTCCGCCAGTCAATCCCCTTGCTGCTGTGCGGCGCGGGTCTGGTCGTCGCGTTTCGCGCCCAGTTCTGGAACATCGGTGCCGAGGGCCAGCTGCTGGCGGGCGCCGTGGGCGCGACGGGCGTTGCGTTGTTCGTCCCCGCAGGGCCGTGGTCGATTCCCGTGCTGTTCGCCGCCGGGTTCGCGGCCGGCGCGGCGTGGAGCCTGGTGCCCGCGTGGTTGCGGTTGGGCCTCGAGGTGAACGAGGTCATCACGACCCTCATGATGAACTACATCGCCCTCTTCCTCGTGGAATGGTTGATCCACGGCCCGTGGAAGGGCACGGCGGTCTTCGGGTTCGCGTACACCGACACGTTTCCGCAGCCCGCGTGGCTGCCGGTGATCCCGGGCACGCACGTCCACTGGCCGACGCTGGCGGTGGGACTGCTGGCGGCAGGCGGGCTCGCATTCCTGCTGGCCCGGACGCGCCTGGGCTTCGAGATCCGCGTGCTGGGCCAGAACCCGCACGCAGCGCGCTACGCCGGCATCGACGCCGCGCGGACGACCCTGGCGGCAGTGGTGCTCTCGGCCGGGCTGGCCGGCCTGGCCGGGGCGGGCGAGGTGGCGGGCATCCACCACAAGTTGCTCTCGCCCTCCCAGGTGTCGGCGGGGTACGGCTACGCCGCCATCATCGTGGCGTGGCTGGCGCGCGGGCACCCGCTGGCCGCGGTGCTCACCGCCCTCTTCCTGGGGTGGATCTTCACCAGCGGCGACGTCATGAAGGTCGCCCTGCAGCTCCCGTTCCAGGTGACCTTGATGTTCAACGGGCTGATCCTCTTCTTCCTCATCGGCAGCGAGCGGCTGCTCGCGTACCGCGTCCGCTGGACGGGGGTCCCGCGTGCGGGCGCACCGGCGCTGGTGGCCGCCGGCAACGAGAGCACGGCCGCCACGGGCGTGGGGGGAGCGCACCGACGGTGA
- a CDS encoding ABC transporter ATP-binding protein, which yields MLELRQITKRFPGVVANDGVTLQVAPGEVHALLGENGAGKTTLVSVLYGLQQPDAGEIWLDGQRVRIRSPRDALRLGIGMVPQHFLLIRRHTVAENVALGLPGEPFVRPTQRLEPRLLDLATRYGLGVDPRARIADLSPSEQQRVEILKVLLRGARILILDEPTSVLTPQEVRGLFEVLRRMRRDGHAVIFISHKLDEVTAIADRITVLRRGRVVATLPAAGVDRRALARMMVGRDVMFQPARQQTTPGDVVLQVDGLRAPGPRGVDALRGVSLVVRGGEILGIAGVAGNGQRELVEVLTGLRRATGGRVLLCGHDVTNKPARLLHDLGVAHIPEDRLRDGIVPTMSVAENLVLRRYRHRPFARGALLDSRAVAAFARAVIAEYEIATPGPEVPARLLSGGNVQRLILGRELSGQPVLVVAAHPTAGLDVAATEQVHARLQQCRAQGAAVLLVSEDLDEILALADRIAVFFGGQVAGELPAQEADPERLGLLMMGHRA from the coding sequence ATGCTGGAACTGCGCCAGATCACCAAACGCTTCCCCGGCGTGGTGGCCAACGACGGGGTCACGCTCCAGGTCGCGCCGGGCGAGGTCCACGCGCTGCTGGGCGAGAACGGCGCCGGCAAGACCACGCTGGTGAGCGTGCTCTACGGGTTGCAGCAGCCCGATGCCGGCGAGATCTGGCTCGACGGGCAGCGCGTGCGGATCCGGTCGCCGCGGGACGCGCTGCGGCTGGGCATCGGCATGGTCCCCCAGCACTTCCTGCTGATCCGCCGGCACACCGTGGCCGAGAACGTGGCGTTGGGCCTGCCGGGGGAACCGTTCGTGCGGCCCACGCAGCGCCTCGAGCCCCGCCTCCTCGACCTGGCCACCCGGTACGGGCTGGGCGTGGATCCGCGCGCGCGGATAGCCGACCTCTCGCCCAGCGAGCAGCAGCGGGTGGAGATCCTGAAGGTGCTCTTGCGCGGCGCCAGGATCCTGATCCTCGACGAGCCCACCAGCGTGCTCACCCCGCAAGAGGTGCGTGGCCTGTTCGAGGTCCTGCGCCGCATGCGGCGCGATGGCCACGCCGTCATCTTCATCTCCCACAAGCTGGACGAGGTGACCGCCATCGCCGACCGGATCACGGTGCTGCGGCGAGGCCGCGTCGTGGCCACCCTGCCGGCAGCGGGCGTCGACCGGCGGGCCCTGGCCCGGATGATGGTGGGCCGCGACGTGATGTTCCAGCCTGCCCGCCAGCAGACGACGCCGGGTGATGTGGTGCTGCAGGTGGACGGCCTGCGGGCCCCGGGCCCCCGAGGTGTCGACGCCCTCCGCGGCGTCTCCCTGGTGGTCCGGGGGGGCGAGATCCTGGGCATCGCCGGTGTGGCCGGGAACGGCCAGCGCGAGCTGGTCGAGGTGCTGACCGGTCTGCGCCGCGCCACGGGCGGGCGCGTGCTGCTGTGCGGCCACGACGTCACCAACAAGCCGGCGCGCCTGCTGCACGACCTGGGCGTGGCGCACATCCCCGAGGACCGCCTGCGCGACGGGATCGTCCCGACCATGTCGGTGGCCGAGAACCTGGTGCTGCGGCGCTACCGCCACCGGCCGTTCGCGCGGGGCGCGCTGCTGGACTCGCGGGCGGTGGCGGCCTTCGCCCGAGCGGTCATCGCGGAGTACGAGATCGCCACCCCAGGCCCCGAGGTGCCCGCTCGCCTGCTCTCGGGCGGCAACGTGCAGCGCCTCATCCTGGGCCGGGAGCTCTCCGGCCAGCCGGTGCTCGTGGTCGCCGCGCACCCCACCGCGGGGCTGGACGTGGCGGCCACCGAGCAGGTCCACGCCCGGCTGCAGCAGTGTCGGGCCCAGGGCGCCGCCGTGCTGCTGGTTTCGGAGGACCTGGACGAGATCCTGGCCCTGGCGGACCGAATCGCGGTGTTCTTCGGCGGACAGGTCGCGGGCGAACTGCCGGCACAGGAAGCCGACCCCGAGCGCCTCGGGCTCCTGATGATGGGGCACCGCGCGTGA
- the hpt gene encoding hypoxanthine phosphoribosyltransferase, with amino-acid sequence MVTAPIDVLFTEAEIRTRVGELAAAISRDYAGRDLLVVTVLKGGVYFLTDLTRALEIPVTIDFLAISSYRGGKGPTGVVRLLKDLDEEITGRSVLLVEDIIDTGLTASYLVRALQARDPADLAICTLLDKRVRRLVETLPIRYRGFEIPDVFVVGYGLDYRQLYRNLPYVGVLRADPAGA; translated from the coding sequence ATGGTCACGGCACCCATCGACGTCCTCTTCACGGAGGCCGAGATCCGGACCCGAGTGGGCGAGCTGGCGGCCGCCATCAGCCGCGACTACGCCGGACGCGACCTCCTGGTCGTGACGGTGCTCAAGGGCGGCGTCTACTTCCTCACGGACCTCACCCGCGCGCTGGAGATCCCGGTGACCATCGATTTCCTGGCCATCAGCTCCTACCGCGGGGGCAAGGGCCCCACGGGCGTCGTCCGGTTGCTCAAGGACCTGGACGAGGAGATCACCGGGCGGTCGGTGCTGCTGGTGGAGGACATCATCGACACCGGGCTGACGGCGTCCTACCTGGTGCGCGCCCTGCAGGCGCGGGACCCGGCCGACCTGGCTATCTGCACGCTGCTGGACAAGCGCGTGCGGCGGCTGGTGGAGACGCTGCCCATCCGCTACCGCGGCTTCGAGATCCCCGACGTCTTCGTGGTGGGCTACGGGCTCGACTACCGCCAGCTCTACCGCAACCTGCCCTACGTGGGCGTGTTGCGGGCCGATCCCGCCGGGGCCTGA